A genomic stretch from Octopus sinensis linkage group LG14, ASM634580v1, whole genome shotgun sequence includes:
- the LOC115219178 gene encoding hematopoietically-expressed homeobox protein hhex-like — translation MQRPLHKRKGGQVRFSNDQTIELEKKFETQKYLSPPERKRLAKLLQLTERQVKTWFQNRRAKWRRLKQETPPSERNTKQNEHSAYLERSNRKRYSDDDDDDDGDGDDDDDGDDDDDEEDDDDDIDGVHGPDDEEEDENVGDNDENKVSSMNEIDVGKEMND, via the exons ATGCAGAGGCCGCTTCATAAACGGAAAGGTGGACAGGTGAGGTTTTCGAATGACCAAACCATTGAACTAGAAAAGAAGTTCGAAACTCAGAAATATCTTTCTCCTCCCGAAAGGAAACGTCTGGCTAAATTACTCCAGCTTACTGAGAGACAG gtGAAGACATGGTTTCAGAACAGAAGAGCGAAGTGGAGACGTTTAAAGCAG GAGACACCACCGTCTGAGAGGAATACGAAACAAAACGAACATTCAGCATACCTTGAGAGATCCAATAGGAAAAgatacagtgatgatgatgatgatgatgatggtgatggtgatgatgatgatgatggtgatgatgatgatgatgaggaggatgatgatgatgacattgacggCGTACATGGAcctgatgatgaagaggaggatgagaatgttggtgataatgatgaaaataaagtttCTTCCATGAACGAAATTGATGTGGGCAAAGAAATGAATGACTAA